The following are encoded in a window of Armatimonadota bacterium genomic DNA:
- a CDS encoding SpoIIE family protein phosphatase produces MSIKQRLAFGFGAVLAVFAIAALILSREMASDRRMTERIADDFSTHVAAAHTLASAAEIAATSLHGYALTGEQDLLEAYKRSAARRQAALREIRGTSGLSDASMIADLSGAVSTAALEERRVIALCAANRRDEARRCCQDAVLPAADTAISSVLRLASVGSDRIQAATLQVRASEARLNGVFRLTLIAAFALALAFIFATVRSVSHPARSIARAARALANGNYERALRLAPHSDAGMGEDTRDELTLIAVAFRQMAAALKKREEALTAKNASLSLERTELEQYATRMEDSYRKQRSIAHTLQDAFRPSVEPRIGDFEIAHEYIPAQSEAQVGGDFYDVITLGDGVLGIVIGDVSGKGIGATMHTAMARYMLRGIASEESDPASVLSRLNNTITQTVQCEVFITMFYGILDTRERRLRYANAGHELPLLLKGDSGKCLPLETTGHPMGIFPSVEYGLKEMQLDEGDSLVLYTDGITEARQGKEFFGQDALHASLSEARGLSAEGMIEQVLGHVADFAGGPLQDDAAMVVIKSAQQ; encoded by the coding sequence ATGTCAATCAAGCAGAGGCTGGCTTTCGGCTTTGGGGCGGTGCTTGCGGTGTTCGCGATCGCCGCGCTCATCCTGAGCCGGGAGATGGCGTCGGACCGCAGGATGACCGAGAGAATCGCTGACGACTTCAGCACCCACGTCGCGGCCGCCCACACTCTCGCTTCGGCCGCGGAGATCGCGGCGACTTCGCTTCATGGGTATGCCCTTACCGGCGAACAGGACCTGCTGGAAGCGTACAAGCGGTCGGCGGCCCGCAGGCAGGCTGCGTTGCGCGAGATTCGGGGCACATCCGGACTATCTGATGCCTCGATGATCGCCGATTTGTCCGGCGCGGTCTCTACCGCCGCCCTCGAGGAGCGCCGAGTGATTGCCCTCTGCGCCGCTAACCGCAGGGACGAAGCTCGCCGGTGCTGCCAGGACGCAGTACTGCCCGCGGCCGACACTGCCATATCATCGGTCCTGAGACTCGCATCCGTCGGAAGCGACCGAATACAGGCGGCCACCCTTCAGGTACGCGCTTCGGAGGCGCGGCTGAACGGCGTATTCCGCCTAACCTTGATAGCGGCCTTCGCTCTCGCCCTTGCGTTCATCTTCGCCACGGTCAGATCGGTGAGCCATCCGGCCAGATCAATCGCGAGGGCGGCTAGAGCCCTTGCGAACGGCAACTATGAGCGCGCGCTCCGACTCGCCCCGCACAGCGATGCCGGAATGGGTGAGGACACCAGGGACGAGCTGACCCTTATAGCGGTGGCGTTCCGCCAGATGGCGGCCGCGCTCAAGAAGAGGGAAGAGGCGCTCACGGCTAAGAACGCGAGCCTCTCACTCGAGCGGACGGAGCTGGAGCAGTACGCTACCCGAATGGAAGACAGCTACAGGAAGCAGCGCTCGATCGCCCACACCCTGCAGGACGCGTTCAGACCCTCCGTCGAGCCGCGGATCGGCGACTTCGAGATCGCGCACGAGTACATCCCGGCGCAGAGCGAGGCACAGGTCGGCGGCGACTTCTACGACGTGATAACGTTGGGCGACGGAGTTCTCGGGATCGTGATCGGCGACGTGAGCGGCAAAGGGATAGGCGCCACTATGCATACCGCGATGGCACGGTACATGCTGAGAGGCATCGCGTCCGAGGAGTCCGACCCGGCTTCCGTGCTCTCCAGACTCAACAACACTATCACCCAGACCGTCCAGTGCGAGGTCTTCATCACCATGTTCTACGGGATTCTCGACACACGCGAGCGCAGGCTCCGCTATGCCAACGCCGGCCATGAACTGCCGCTGCTGCTGAAGGGAGACTCCGGCAAGTGCCTGCCCCTCGAGACCACCGGCCACCCGATGGGCATCTTCCCGAGCGTGGAGTACGGCCTCAAGGAAATGCAGCTCGACGAAGGAGACTCATTGGTGCTGTACACGGACGGTATCACGGAGGCCAGGCAGGGCAAGGAGTTCTTCGGCCAGGACGCACTTCACGCGAGCCTGTCCGAAGCGCGCGGGTTGTCAGCCGAGGGAATGATTGAGCAAGTCCTCGGCCACGTCGCCGACTTCGCCGGCGGCCCTCTTCAAGACGATGCCGCGATGGTAGTGATCAAGTCCGCGCAGCAGTGA
- the typA gene encoding translational GTPase TypA encodes MSIAQPKTQVREDMRNIAIIAHVDHGKTTLVDVILRQSGTFRSNQVVAERVMDSNDLEREKGITILSKVTAVHYHGVKINIVDTPGHSDFGGEVERILRSVDGVLLLVDACEGPMPQTRFVLKKALEQRLKPIVVINKIDRPGARPWEVVDEVLDLFIELGCHEDQLDFPYIFASATEAYAIADPADEPEDIDLLFKMIMAQVPPPAAEPGMPFQLQVTSLDYDDHLGRMFGGKILRGTVRRGETVAILKRDGTDDTFSVTRVFIYDGLKRIEVEEASAGEIVLLSGYDQVDIGETIADADSPEALDPIHIDEPTVSMDFIVNDSPWAGRSGKWVTMRSVANRLDRETKVNISLRVEPTDSPDTLNVSGRGELQLAILLETMRREGFEISVSKPRAITKTIDGELCEPIEELTIDVNDESLGTIMEEIARRKGECTHMTKDEVGANRLVFEVPTRGLIGFRTDFLTWTRGLGLMSHTFKYYGAHRGDIILRTRGSLVSKETGRATSYTIATLQDRASFFIAPGEEVYEGQVVGENSRPGDMVVNVCKAKKQTNMRSSTEDATVMITPPRIYTLEQALSFIGDDELLEVTPDALRFRKRILVELDRILAERRAGRK; translated from the coding sequence ATGAGCATCGCACAACCGAAAACACAAGTCCGAGAGGACATGAGGAACATCGCGATCATCGCGCACGTTGACCACGGGAAGACGACGCTGGTGGACGTCATCCTGCGCCAGAGCGGCACGTTCCGCAGCAACCAAGTCGTCGCCGAGCGCGTGATGGATTCGAACGACCTCGAACGCGAGAAGGGCATCACCATCCTCTCGAAGGTCACGGCGGTCCACTACCACGGCGTGAAGATCAACATCGTGGACACGCCCGGGCACTCCGACTTCGGCGGCGAGGTCGAGCGCATCCTGCGGTCGGTGGACGGCGTGCTGCTGCTCGTCGATGCGTGCGAGGGCCCGATGCCGCAGACCCGGTTCGTTCTCAAGAAGGCGCTCGAGCAGAGGTTGAAGCCGATCGTCGTGATCAACAAGATAGATCGTCCCGGCGCGCGCCCCTGGGAAGTCGTGGACGAGGTGCTCGATCTCTTCATCGAGCTTGGATGCCACGAGGACCAGCTTGATTTCCCATACATATTCGCATCGGCGACGGAAGCCTACGCAATCGCCGATCCCGCCGACGAGCCTGAGGACATAGACCTCCTGTTCAAGATGATCATGGCGCAAGTCCCGCCTCCGGCCGCCGAGCCCGGGATGCCGTTCCAGTTGCAGGTGACGAGCCTCGACTACGACGACCACCTCGGCCGGATGTTCGGCGGCAAGATCCTGCGCGGCACGGTTCGTCGGGGGGAGACCGTCGCCATCCTGAAGCGCGACGGCACCGACGACACGTTCTCGGTCACGCGGGTATTCATCTACGACGGGCTGAAGCGCATCGAGGTCGAGGAGGCCTCCGCCGGCGAGATCGTCCTGCTGAGCGGCTACGATCAAGTTGACATTGGCGAGACGATTGCCGACGCCGACAGCCCCGAGGCTCTCGATCCGATCCACATTGACGAGCCGACCGTCTCGATGGATTTCATCGTGAACGACAGCCCCTGGGCCGGACGGAGCGGCAAGTGGGTGACGATGCGCAGTGTCGCCAACCGTCTCGACCGCGAGACCAAAGTCAACATCAGCCTGCGAGTCGAGCCGACCGACAGCCCGGATACGCTCAATGTCTCCGGGAGGGGCGAGCTCCAACTGGCGATCCTGCTCGAGACGATGCGTCGCGAGGGTTTCGAGATCTCTGTCAGCAAGCCGCGCGCGATCACGAAAACGATCGACGGAGAGCTCTGCGAGCCGATCGAGGAGCTTACCATTGACGTGAACGACGAGTCGCTCGGCACCATCATGGAGGAAATAGCGCGCCGCAAGGGCGAGTGCACCCACATGACCAAGGACGAAGTCGGCGCCAACCGCCTCGTCTTCGAGGTCCCCACGCGCGGTCTGATCGGATTCCGCACGGACTTCCTGACCTGGACGAGAGGCCTGGGGCTGATGTCGCACACGTTCAAGTACTACGGGGCTCACCGTGGCGACATCATCCTGCGGACCCGCGGCAGCCTCGTCTCGAAGGAAACCGGTCGCGCGACCAGTTACACGATCGCCACGCTACAGGATCGCGCGTCGTTCTTCATCGCGCCCGGCGAAGAGGTGTATGAAGGCCAGGTCGTCGGCGAGAACTCGCGGCCCGGAGACATGGTCGTGAACGTATGCAAGGCGAAGAAGCAGACCAACATGCGCTCCTCGACCGAAGACGCGACGGTGATGATCACCCCTCCCAGGATCTACACCCTGGAGCAGGCGCTTTCGTTCATCGGCGACGACGAACTCCTCGAAGTGACGCCGGACGCGCTCCGTTTCCGAAAGCGCATCCTCGTCGAGTTGGACCGCATCCTCGCTGAGCGGCGCGCGGGCAGAAAGTAG
- a CDS encoding phosphodiester glycosidase family protein, producing the protein MPRKRSCCSPCCIAVLVLAAALAALLFMLYPRDTEPAPPPARGLRVVEIDLDKGYRVEPVLAENRTEGDLFPEMMTRLRPYAAINGTFYDPEKRPLGDVVIGGRLVNRGHYRTAVAVTDDGKVVFRHRSGGRFDWSGYTAGLAAGPRLVHNGKIACDPVADGFGPGSVTLEASRSGVGITADNRLILATMTKAVTLRGFAQIMLDHGCVEAMNLDGGGACGLYRDGKILTLPGMPMAGILAVFEK; encoded by the coding sequence TTGCCCAGAAAGAGGTCCTGCTGTTCACCGTGCTGCATCGCCGTCCTGGTGCTGGCGGCCGCCCTCGCGGCACTCCTCTTCATGTTGTATCCCCGAGACACTGAGCCCGCCCCGCCGCCCGCGCGCGGCCTGCGCGTGGTCGAGATTGACCTCGACAAGGGATACCGCGTGGAACCCGTCCTCGCCGAGAACAGAACGGAGGGCGACCTCTTCCCGGAGATGATGACTCGCCTGAGGCCCTACGCCGCGATCAACGGCACCTTCTACGACCCTGAGAAACGCCCTCTCGGAGACGTCGTCATCGGCGGCAGGCTGGTGAACCGCGGCCATTACCGCACAGCGGTCGCCGTAACGGACGACGGCAAGGTGGTCTTCCGCCACCGCAGCGGCGGCCGGTTCGACTGGTCAGGATACACGGCCGGACTTGCGGCCGGACCGAGGCTTGTTCACAATGGGAAGATCGCCTGCGATCCCGTCGCGGACGGCTTCGGCCCGGGAAGCGTGACTTTGGAGGCATCGCGGTCGGGGGTAGGGATCACCGCCGACAACCGGCTCATTCTGGCGACTATGACGAAGGCTGTCACGCTCCGGGGGTTCGCGCAGATAATGCTCGATCACGGATGCGTGGAGGCGATGAACCTGGACGGGGGCGGCGCGTGCGGGCTCTACCGCGACGGGAAGATCCTCACTCTGCCGGGCATGCCGATGGCAGGCATTCTGGCGGTGTTCGAAAAATGA